From Scleropages formosus chromosome 1, fSclFor1.1, whole genome shotgun sequence, a single genomic window includes:
- the abca5 gene encoding cholesterol transporter ABCA5 isoform X1, translating into MVKPLHGHLVKDADTMQSVNRRDASLWHQTKSLLYKNLLIKWRTKQQSLQELILPLLLLGLLIAISTLNPHVYYGGISTMELERDVYPHFRSLGYTPINNITSQIMEDVARDLQLDALEVFSSEEEMENASLHDMPSFAGVVFLDNMSYRLRFPHNELPLPSDYTESVGSCLSNTMNCRAANYWYSGFVRLQALIDAAIIQMQTKRSVRREMRDLHVVMMGQPSAVEVQTFPHALISIYLVLAFTPFVSFLIVNVAAEKERRLKDAMTMMGLYDSAFWLSWGLLYAALVTTMSVLMAIIATCTALFPNSDFLVIFLLIFLYGISSIFFSFMLTPLFKKPKFASTVGSMLTVVFGCLSLFTVLMKDFPQALVWALCLLSPSAFSIGIAQVVYLEAQGDGAVFSTLTSGPHAVYVPLLMLVLDCILYLLLAIYLDQVLPGEFGMRRSFLYFLKPSYWSKDRKQYVEVSSVFEFEMNGKPTLDESVEPISPEFRGKEAIRISNIRKVYKEKDSIVEALRGFTFDIYEGQITALLGHSGAGKSTLLNILCGICPPTDGSATIYGSTVSEIAEGVEMRQLVGICPQFNIMFDVLTVEEHLRIFAAIKGIPQANIDGEVTKVLKDLDLEKIMDAQAKNLSGGQKRKLSVGIAILGDPKILLLDEPTAGMDPCSRHQVWSLLKSRRAGRVTVLSTHYMDEADILADRKAVISQGQLKCVGSSLYLKTKCGVGYHLKMSVNEGCEADNITSLVKQHVLEAQLSLQHEAELTYTLPFKSIDSFPGLFSELDCRPDLGISNYGVSMTTLEDVFLRLEAEAEVDQADYSVFNQEHVEDEGDASSQDDIDQRLLTFSESRQDAVMGHALWRQQFRTVAWLHVLNLQREKKAIIYNLALFGIFLASVLALSLITGNIQIRAPDRQFLPIYLLRRNQHPGRYTTSLLVQNSSGSDISDFIHNLESLDIKVELMKNVDYMAAAPHSAAINVTESSKGYEYYLAFNSTTVHSLPMVVNILSNALLHGLNGTGQINAWSKPFDFRIPDSLSYALVYIETVLLGMLTAGMPAYFAMDHTRDREIKCRSTLRISGLVPSAYWCGQAAVDIPFYYLILVSVTSTLFAFHSSHLLYSSAVTAVTICLIGYGAAMVLLTYVVSFMFTRVQSNRDFFSVVSMMSCVMSASAVQMAFVNDIPVLVRILHNALCLFNPLYPLMGCLSCITKITFLSSNYENDSFLWSNLFVAVFTPYVQCVVLLLVIRWLEIRYGGRTMKTDCLCRISSSKTKGKVQKNPEEPENEDEDVQVERARVKEALTCQSCEEKPVVVVSDLRKEYNARKEGFTLNKWRKVATKNISFCVRKGEVLGLLGPNGAGKSTIMHMVAGDAEPTAGQVLMGDYSTEYVPVENPLEHIGYCPQENPLWPKITLQEHLETYAAIKGLHKEDVPDIIKRVVNALELREHLHKQAKNLSAGIKRKLCFALSMLGNPQIVLLDEPSTGMDPKSKQRMWRAIRAAFKNRQRGAVLTTHYMEEAEAVCDRVAIMVSGQLRCIGSIQHLKGKFGRGYSLEVKLREELTGHQQEALLQKEIMRIFPHAARQESFATLMVYKIPMEDVKSLAKAFSDLESAKQVFGFEEYNFSQCTLEQVFMEFAKEQENEEEEVGSLSTTFQWHRLQQEGSVPVNSGGDSVVHQL; encoded by the exons ATGGTCAAACCTCTGCACGGCCACCTGGTGAAGGATGCGGATACCATGCAGTCCGTAAACAGGAGAGATGCCAGCCTCTGGCATCAGACCAAGAGTTTGCTGTACAAGAACCTGCTGATTAAATGGAGGACCAAACAGCAGAGTTTGCAG GAGTTGATCTTACCCCTTCTGCTCCTGGGACTCCTAATCGCCATCAGCACCCTGAACCCCCACGTCTACTATGGGGGCATCAGTACCATGGAGCTGGAGAGGGATGTTTACCCCCACTTCAGGAGTCTGGGATACACCCCCATCAATAACATCACCAGCCAAATTATGGAAGATGTGGCCCGTGATCTGC AACTGGATGCGTTGGAGGTGTTCTCCAGTGAGGAGGAAATGGAGAATGCCAGCTTGCATGATATGCCCAGTTTCGCAGGTGTCGTCTTCCTGGACAACATGTCCTACCGACTCCGCTTTCCCCACAATGAGCTGCCCCTCCCCAGCGATTACACGGAGTCTGTCG GCAGCTGCCTTTCAAACACTATGAACTGCAGGGCAGCAAACTACTGGTACTCTGGCTTTGTTCGCCTCCAGGCACTCATTGACGCAGCTATTAtacag ATGCAGACAAAACGCTCAGTGCGGCGGGAGATGCGTGACCTGCATGTGGTTATGATGGGCCAGCCCAGTGCTGTGGAGGTGCAGACCTTTCCACACGCCCTCATCTCCATCTACTTGGTGCTGGCTTTCACACCTTTTGTCTCCTTCCTCATTGTCAACGTGGCAGCTGAGAAGGAGCGACGTCTGAAAGACGCTATGACCATGATGGGACTGTATGACTCTGCCTTCTG GCTTTCCTGGGGGCTGCTATATGCTGCCTTGGTAACCACCATGTCTGTCCTGATGGCCATCATTGCCACCTGCACTGCCCTTTTCCCCAACAGTGATTTTCTGGTCATCTTCCTACTCATCTTCCTCTACGGAATCTCCTCT ATCTTCTTCTCCTTCATGCTGACCCCCTTGTTTAAAAAGCCCAAGTTTGCCAGCACAGTCGGCTCCATGCTCACAGTGGTGTTTGGCTGCCTGTCACTCTTCACAGTTCTGATGAAGGACTTCCCCCAGGCCCTGGTGTGGGCCCTGTGTCTCCTTTCCCCTAGCGCCTTTTCCATTGGCATCGCTCAG GTCGTTTACCTGGAGGCCCAAGGAGATGGAGCAGTCTTCTCCACCCTGACCAGTGGACCCCACGCCGTCTACGTGCCACTTTTGATGCTGGTACTAGATTGCATACTATACCTGCTGCTCGCCATTTACCTGGACCAGGTGCTGCCAG GAGAGTTTGGAATGCGCCGGTCCTTCCTCTACTTTCTAAAGCCATCTTACTGGTCAAAAGACAGGAAGCAGTACGTGGAGGTGAGCTCAGTCTTTGAGTTCGAGATGAACGGCAAGCCCACCCTTGATGAGTCAGTGGAGCCCATTTCACCAGAGTTCAGGGGGAAGGAGGCTATCAG GATAAGCAACATCAGGAAGGTTTATAAAGAGAAGGACAGCATCGTAGAAGCTCTGAGAG GTTTCACGTTCGACATCTACGAAGGCCAAATCACAGCCCTGCTGGGCCACAGCGGAGCGGGGAAGTCCACGCTTTTGAACATCCTGTGTGGTATCTGCCCCCCCACTGATG GCTCGGCCACCATCTACGGCTCGACAGTGTCGGAAATCGCCGAGGGAGTGGAGATGCGACAGCTGGTGGGCATCTGCCCACAGTTCAACATCATGTTTGACGTCCTCACTGTGGAGGAACACCTTCGCATCTTCGCTGCCATCAAAGGCATCCCACAGGCCAACATTGACGGCGAG GTCACCAAAGTGCTCAAAGACTTAGACCTGGAAAAGATCATGGATGCTCAGGCAAAGAACTTGAGTGGAGGCCAAAAGAGGAAACTGTCAGTTGGCATTGCCATCCTGGGGGACCCCAAG ATCCTGCTTCTGGACGAGCCCACTGCAGGCATGGATCCCTGCTCCCGTCACCAGGTGTGGTCACTGTTGAAGTCCCGTAGGGCGGGAAGAGTCACTGTGCTCAGCACCCACTACATGGATGAGGCTGACATCCTGGCAG ATCGCAAAGCTGTGATCTCCCAAGGTCAGCTCAAGTGTGTCGGCTCCTCTCTGTACCTCAAGACAAAGTGTGGTGTTGGCTACCAtctaaa AATGTCTGTGAATGAAGGCTGTGAGGCCGACAACATCACCTCGCTGGTGAAGCAGCATGTCCTTGAGGCACAGTTGTCACTACAACATGAGGCAGAGCTCACATACACGCTGCCTTTCAAGAGCATTGACTCATTTCCAG GCCTCTTCTCCGAGTTGGACTGCCGGCCTGACCTGGGTATATCCAACTATGGGGTTTCCATGACGACCCTGGAGGACGTCTTCCTGCGCTTGGAAGCGGAAGCGGAGGTGGATCAAGCAG ACTACAGTGTGTTCAATCAGGAGCACGTGGAGGACGAGGGTGACGCATCCTCGCAGGATGACATCGACCAGAGGCTGCTGACTTTCTCCGAAAGCCGGCAGGATGCCGTGATGGGCCACGCCCTGTGGAGGCAGCAGTTTCGCACTGTTGCCTGGCTGCACGTGCTCAACCTGCAACGTGAGAAGAAAGCTATCATCTACAA CTTGGCACTGTTTGGCATTTTCCTGGCCTCTGTGCTGGCACTGTCCCTGATCACAGGAAACATCCAGATCCGCGCCCCTGACAGGCAGTTCCTGCCCATCTATCTGCTGCGACGCAATCAGCACCCCGGGAGGTACACCACAAGCCTCCTGGTGCAGAACTCCTCAG GCTCTGACATTTCTGACTTCATCCACAACTTGGAGTCTCTGGACATCAAAGTAGAACTGATGAAGAACGTGGATTACATGGCAGCTGCCCCCCATAGCGCTGCGATCAATGTGACCGAATCCAGCAAG GGGTATGAGTACTACCTGGCATTCAACAGCACTACTGTCCACTCACTGCCCATGGTGGTAAATATCCTGAGCAATGCCCTTCTCCATGGCTTGAATGGCACTGGACAGATCAATGCATGGAGCAAGCCTTTTGACTTT cGAATCCCAGATTCTCTGTCCTACGCTCTGGTCTACATTGAGACAGTGCTACTGGGGATGCTGACTGCGGGCATGCCGGCCTACTTTGCCATGGATCACACCCGTGACCGAGAG ATAAAGTGCCGCTCAACACTGCGCATCTCGGGCCTGGTGCCGTCAGCCTACTGGTGTGGCCAGGCAGCTGTGGACATTCCCTTCTACTACCTCATTCTGGTCTCAGTGACCAGCACGCTGTTCGCCTTCCACTCCTCTCACCTACTGTACTCCAGCGCTGTCACTGCTGTG ACCATCTGCCTCATTGGCTATGGGGCAGCGATGGTTCTCTTGACCTACGTGGTCTCCTTCATGTTCACCCGAGTCCAAAGCAACCGGGACTTCTTCTCTGTCGTCTCCATGATG TCGTGTGTGATGTCAGCCTCCGCGGTACAGATGGCCTTCGTGAACGACATCCCAGTGTTAGTGCGCATCCTGCACAATGCCCTGTGCCTGTTCAACCCCCTGTACCCCCTCATGGGCTGCCTCAGCTGCATCACCAAG ATAACCTTCTTGAGCTCCAATTATGAAAACGACAGCTTCCTGTGGAGTAATCTCTTCGTTGCCGTTTTTACG CCCTATGTGCAGTGCGTTGTTCTGCTCCTGGTGATCCGCTGGCTGGAGATCCGCTATGGTGGCAGGACCATGAAGACTGACTGCCTGTGCAG GATCTCCTCCAGCAAGACTAAGGGCAAGGTACAGAAGAACCCCGAGGAGCCAGAAAACGAGGATGAGGATGTGCAAGTAGAACGGGCCCGAGTGAAGGAAGCCCTGACCTGCCAGAGCTGTGAGGAG AAACCAGTGGTAGTGGTCAGTGATCTGAGGAAAGAATATAATGCCCGGAAGGAGGGGTTCACGCTCAACAAGTGGAGGAAGGTAGCAACCAAAAACATCTCCTTCTGCGTTCGCAAAG gtgAGGTTCTTGGGCTTTTGGGTCCCAATGGAGCTGGGAAGAGCACCATTATGCATATGGTGGCTGGAGACGCAGAGCCCACTGCTGGACAG gtACTGATGGGAGATTATAGCACAGAGTACGTCCCGGTGGAGAACCCCCTGGAGCACATTGGCTACTGTCCGCAGGAGAACCCGCTGTGGCCAAAAATCACACTCCAAGAACACTTGGAGACTTATGCTGCCATCAAGGGACTCCACAAGGAGGATGTACCTGACATCATCAAACG AGTGGTGAATGCTCTAGAGCTGAGGGAACACCTCCACAAACAGGCCAAGAACCTCTCTGCTGGGATCAAGAGGAAG TTGTGTTTTGCCCTAAGCATGCTTGGAAACCCTCAGATTGTCCTCCTGGATGAGCCTTCAACTGGGATGGACCCTAAATCTAAACAGCGTATGTG GAGGGCGATCCGTGCAGCCTTTAAAAACCGCCAGCGGGGCGCAGTTTTGACCACGCACTACATGGAGGAGGCGGAGGCAGTCTGTGACCGTGTGGCCATCATGGTGTCTGGGCAGCTGAG GTGCATCGGTTCCATCCAGCACCTGAAGGGGAAGTTCGGCCGCGGATACAGCTTGGAGGTGAAACTGAGGGAAGAGCTCACAGGGCACCAACAGGAGGCACTGCTGCAGAAGGAGATCATGAGAATCTTTCCACATGCAGCTCGCCAGGAGAG CTTTGCCACATTGATGGTTTACAAGATTCCCATGGAGGACGTGAAATCACTGGCCAAGGCCTTCTCTGACCTTGAGAGCG CAAAGCAAGTGTTTGGCTTTGAGGAGTACAACTTCTCCCAGTGCACCTTAGAGCAG gtcTTCATGGAATTTGCAAAAGAGCAGGAgaacgaggaggaggaagtgggCTCCCTGAGCACCACCTTCCAGTGGCacagactgcagcaggagggctCGGTGCCAGTCAACTCCGGAGGCGACAGCGTTGTGCACCAGCTGTGA
- the abca5 gene encoding cholesterol transporter ABCA5 isoform X2: protein MVKPLHGHLVKDADTMQSVNRRDASLWHQTKSLLYKNLLIKWRTKQQSLQELILPLLLLGLLIAISTLNPHVYYGGISTMELERDVYPHFRSLGYTPINNITSQIMEDVARDLQLDALEVFSSEEEMENASLHDMPSFAGVVFLDNMSYRLRFPHNELPLPSDYTESVGSCLSNTMNCRAANYWYSGFVRLQALIDAAIIQMQTKRSVRREMRDLHVVMMGQPSAVEVQTFPHALISIYLVLAFTPFVSFLIVNVAAEKERRLKDAMTMMGLYDSAFWLSWGLLYAALVTTMSVLMAIIATCTALFPNSDFLVIFLLIFLYGISSIFFSFMLTPLFKKPKFASTVGSMLTVVFGCLSLFTVLMKDFPQALVWALCLLSPSAFSIGIAQVVYLEAQGDGAVFSTLTSGPHAVYVPLLMLVLDCILYLLLAIYLDQVLPDRKQYVEVSSVFEFEMNGKPTLDESVEPISPEFRGKEAIRISNIRKVYKEKDSIVEALRGFTFDIYEGQITALLGHSGAGKSTLLNILCGICPPTDGSATIYGSTVSEIAEGVEMRQLVGICPQFNIMFDVLTVEEHLRIFAAIKGIPQANIDGEVTKVLKDLDLEKIMDAQAKNLSGGQKRKLSVGIAILGDPKILLLDEPTAGMDPCSRHQVWSLLKSRRAGRVTVLSTHYMDEADILADRKAVISQGQLKCVGSSLYLKTKCGVGYHLKMSVNEGCEADNITSLVKQHVLEAQLSLQHEAELTYTLPFKSIDSFPGLFSELDCRPDLGISNYGVSMTTLEDVFLRLEAEAEVDQADYSVFNQEHVEDEGDASSQDDIDQRLLTFSESRQDAVMGHALWRQQFRTVAWLHVLNLQREKKAIIYNLALFGIFLASVLALSLITGNIQIRAPDRQFLPIYLLRRNQHPGRYTTSLLVQNSSGSDISDFIHNLESLDIKVELMKNVDYMAAAPHSAAINVTESSKGYEYYLAFNSTTVHSLPMVVNILSNALLHGLNGTGQINAWSKPFDFRIPDSLSYALVYIETVLLGMLTAGMPAYFAMDHTRDREIKCRSTLRISGLVPSAYWCGQAAVDIPFYYLILVSVTSTLFAFHSSHLLYSSAVTAVTICLIGYGAAMVLLTYVVSFMFTRVQSNRDFFSVVSMMSCVMSASAVQMAFVNDIPVLVRILHNALCLFNPLYPLMGCLSCITKITFLSSNYENDSFLWSNLFVAVFTPYVQCVVLLLVIRWLEIRYGGRTMKTDCLCRISSSKTKGKVQKNPEEPENEDEDVQVERARVKEALTCQSCEEKPVVVVSDLRKEYNARKEGFTLNKWRKVATKNISFCVRKGEVLGLLGPNGAGKSTIMHMVAGDAEPTAGQVLMGDYSTEYVPVENPLEHIGYCPQENPLWPKITLQEHLETYAAIKGLHKEDVPDIIKRVVNALELREHLHKQAKNLSAGIKRKLCFALSMLGNPQIVLLDEPSTGMDPKSKQRMWRAIRAAFKNRQRGAVLTTHYMEEAEAVCDRVAIMVSGQLRCIGSIQHLKGKFGRGYSLEVKLREELTGHQQEALLQKEIMRIFPHAARQESFATLMVYKIPMEDVKSLAKAFSDLESAKQVFGFEEYNFSQCTLEQVFMEFAKEQENEEEEVGSLSTTFQWHRLQQEGSVPVNSGGDSVVHQL, encoded by the exons ATGGTCAAACCTCTGCACGGCCACCTGGTGAAGGATGCGGATACCATGCAGTCCGTAAACAGGAGAGATGCCAGCCTCTGGCATCAGACCAAGAGTTTGCTGTACAAGAACCTGCTGATTAAATGGAGGACCAAACAGCAGAGTTTGCAG GAGTTGATCTTACCCCTTCTGCTCCTGGGACTCCTAATCGCCATCAGCACCCTGAACCCCCACGTCTACTATGGGGGCATCAGTACCATGGAGCTGGAGAGGGATGTTTACCCCCACTTCAGGAGTCTGGGATACACCCCCATCAATAACATCACCAGCCAAATTATGGAAGATGTGGCCCGTGATCTGC AACTGGATGCGTTGGAGGTGTTCTCCAGTGAGGAGGAAATGGAGAATGCCAGCTTGCATGATATGCCCAGTTTCGCAGGTGTCGTCTTCCTGGACAACATGTCCTACCGACTCCGCTTTCCCCACAATGAGCTGCCCCTCCCCAGCGATTACACGGAGTCTGTCG GCAGCTGCCTTTCAAACACTATGAACTGCAGGGCAGCAAACTACTGGTACTCTGGCTTTGTTCGCCTCCAGGCACTCATTGACGCAGCTATTAtacag ATGCAGACAAAACGCTCAGTGCGGCGGGAGATGCGTGACCTGCATGTGGTTATGATGGGCCAGCCCAGTGCTGTGGAGGTGCAGACCTTTCCACACGCCCTCATCTCCATCTACTTGGTGCTGGCTTTCACACCTTTTGTCTCCTTCCTCATTGTCAACGTGGCAGCTGAGAAGGAGCGACGTCTGAAAGACGCTATGACCATGATGGGACTGTATGACTCTGCCTTCTG GCTTTCCTGGGGGCTGCTATATGCTGCCTTGGTAACCACCATGTCTGTCCTGATGGCCATCATTGCCACCTGCACTGCCCTTTTCCCCAACAGTGATTTTCTGGTCATCTTCCTACTCATCTTCCTCTACGGAATCTCCTCT ATCTTCTTCTCCTTCATGCTGACCCCCTTGTTTAAAAAGCCCAAGTTTGCCAGCACAGTCGGCTCCATGCTCACAGTGGTGTTTGGCTGCCTGTCACTCTTCACAGTTCTGATGAAGGACTTCCCCCAGGCCCTGGTGTGGGCCCTGTGTCTCCTTTCCCCTAGCGCCTTTTCCATTGGCATCGCTCAG GTCGTTTACCTGGAGGCCCAAGGAGATGGAGCAGTCTTCTCCACCCTGACCAGTGGACCCCACGCCGTCTACGTGCCACTTTTGATGCTGGTACTAGATTGCATACTATACCTGCTGCTCGCCATTTACCTGGACCAGGTGCTGCCAG ACAGGAAGCAGTACGTGGAGGTGAGCTCAGTCTTTGAGTTCGAGATGAACGGCAAGCCCACCCTTGATGAGTCAGTGGAGCCCATTTCACCAGAGTTCAGGGGGAAGGAGGCTATCAG GATAAGCAACATCAGGAAGGTTTATAAAGAGAAGGACAGCATCGTAGAAGCTCTGAGAG GTTTCACGTTCGACATCTACGAAGGCCAAATCACAGCCCTGCTGGGCCACAGCGGAGCGGGGAAGTCCACGCTTTTGAACATCCTGTGTGGTATCTGCCCCCCCACTGATG GCTCGGCCACCATCTACGGCTCGACAGTGTCGGAAATCGCCGAGGGAGTGGAGATGCGACAGCTGGTGGGCATCTGCCCACAGTTCAACATCATGTTTGACGTCCTCACTGTGGAGGAACACCTTCGCATCTTCGCTGCCATCAAAGGCATCCCACAGGCCAACATTGACGGCGAG GTCACCAAAGTGCTCAAAGACTTAGACCTGGAAAAGATCATGGATGCTCAGGCAAAGAACTTGAGTGGAGGCCAAAAGAGGAAACTGTCAGTTGGCATTGCCATCCTGGGGGACCCCAAG ATCCTGCTTCTGGACGAGCCCACTGCAGGCATGGATCCCTGCTCCCGTCACCAGGTGTGGTCACTGTTGAAGTCCCGTAGGGCGGGAAGAGTCACTGTGCTCAGCACCCACTACATGGATGAGGCTGACATCCTGGCAG ATCGCAAAGCTGTGATCTCCCAAGGTCAGCTCAAGTGTGTCGGCTCCTCTCTGTACCTCAAGACAAAGTGTGGTGTTGGCTACCAtctaaa AATGTCTGTGAATGAAGGCTGTGAGGCCGACAACATCACCTCGCTGGTGAAGCAGCATGTCCTTGAGGCACAGTTGTCACTACAACATGAGGCAGAGCTCACATACACGCTGCCTTTCAAGAGCATTGACTCATTTCCAG GCCTCTTCTCCGAGTTGGACTGCCGGCCTGACCTGGGTATATCCAACTATGGGGTTTCCATGACGACCCTGGAGGACGTCTTCCTGCGCTTGGAAGCGGAAGCGGAGGTGGATCAAGCAG ACTACAGTGTGTTCAATCAGGAGCACGTGGAGGACGAGGGTGACGCATCCTCGCAGGATGACATCGACCAGAGGCTGCTGACTTTCTCCGAAAGCCGGCAGGATGCCGTGATGGGCCACGCCCTGTGGAGGCAGCAGTTTCGCACTGTTGCCTGGCTGCACGTGCTCAACCTGCAACGTGAGAAGAAAGCTATCATCTACAA CTTGGCACTGTTTGGCATTTTCCTGGCCTCTGTGCTGGCACTGTCCCTGATCACAGGAAACATCCAGATCCGCGCCCCTGACAGGCAGTTCCTGCCCATCTATCTGCTGCGACGCAATCAGCACCCCGGGAGGTACACCACAAGCCTCCTGGTGCAGAACTCCTCAG GCTCTGACATTTCTGACTTCATCCACAACTTGGAGTCTCTGGACATCAAAGTAGAACTGATGAAGAACGTGGATTACATGGCAGCTGCCCCCCATAGCGCTGCGATCAATGTGACCGAATCCAGCAAG GGGTATGAGTACTACCTGGCATTCAACAGCACTACTGTCCACTCACTGCCCATGGTGGTAAATATCCTGAGCAATGCCCTTCTCCATGGCTTGAATGGCACTGGACAGATCAATGCATGGAGCAAGCCTTTTGACTTT cGAATCCCAGATTCTCTGTCCTACGCTCTGGTCTACATTGAGACAGTGCTACTGGGGATGCTGACTGCGGGCATGCCGGCCTACTTTGCCATGGATCACACCCGTGACCGAGAG ATAAAGTGCCGCTCAACACTGCGCATCTCGGGCCTGGTGCCGTCAGCCTACTGGTGTGGCCAGGCAGCTGTGGACATTCCCTTCTACTACCTCATTCTGGTCTCAGTGACCAGCACGCTGTTCGCCTTCCACTCCTCTCACCTACTGTACTCCAGCGCTGTCACTGCTGTG ACCATCTGCCTCATTGGCTATGGGGCAGCGATGGTTCTCTTGACCTACGTGGTCTCCTTCATGTTCACCCGAGTCCAAAGCAACCGGGACTTCTTCTCTGTCGTCTCCATGATG TCGTGTGTGATGTCAGCCTCCGCGGTACAGATGGCCTTCGTGAACGACATCCCAGTGTTAGTGCGCATCCTGCACAATGCCCTGTGCCTGTTCAACCCCCTGTACCCCCTCATGGGCTGCCTCAGCTGCATCACCAAG ATAACCTTCTTGAGCTCCAATTATGAAAACGACAGCTTCCTGTGGAGTAATCTCTTCGTTGCCGTTTTTACG CCCTATGTGCAGTGCGTTGTTCTGCTCCTGGTGATCCGCTGGCTGGAGATCCGCTATGGTGGCAGGACCATGAAGACTGACTGCCTGTGCAG GATCTCCTCCAGCAAGACTAAGGGCAAGGTACAGAAGAACCCCGAGGAGCCAGAAAACGAGGATGAGGATGTGCAAGTAGAACGGGCCCGAGTGAAGGAAGCCCTGACCTGCCAGAGCTGTGAGGAG AAACCAGTGGTAGTGGTCAGTGATCTGAGGAAAGAATATAATGCCCGGAAGGAGGGGTTCACGCTCAACAAGTGGAGGAAGGTAGCAACCAAAAACATCTCCTTCTGCGTTCGCAAAG gtgAGGTTCTTGGGCTTTTGGGTCCCAATGGAGCTGGGAAGAGCACCATTATGCATATGGTGGCTGGAGACGCAGAGCCCACTGCTGGACAG gtACTGATGGGAGATTATAGCACAGAGTACGTCCCGGTGGAGAACCCCCTGGAGCACATTGGCTACTGTCCGCAGGAGAACCCGCTGTGGCCAAAAATCACACTCCAAGAACACTTGGAGACTTATGCTGCCATCAAGGGACTCCACAAGGAGGATGTACCTGACATCATCAAACG AGTGGTGAATGCTCTAGAGCTGAGGGAACACCTCCACAAACAGGCCAAGAACCTCTCTGCTGGGATCAAGAGGAAG TTGTGTTTTGCCCTAAGCATGCTTGGAAACCCTCAGATTGTCCTCCTGGATGAGCCTTCAACTGGGATGGACCCTAAATCTAAACAGCGTATGTG GAGGGCGATCCGTGCAGCCTTTAAAAACCGCCAGCGGGGCGCAGTTTTGACCACGCACTACATGGAGGAGGCGGAGGCAGTCTGTGACCGTGTGGCCATCATGGTGTCTGGGCAGCTGAG GTGCATCGGTTCCATCCAGCACCTGAAGGGGAAGTTCGGCCGCGGATACAGCTTGGAGGTGAAACTGAGGGAAGAGCTCACAGGGCACCAACAGGAGGCACTGCTGCAGAAGGAGATCATGAGAATCTTTCCACATGCAGCTCGCCAGGAGAG CTTTGCCACATTGATGGTTTACAAGATTCCCATGGAGGACGTGAAATCACTGGCCAAGGCCTTCTCTGACCTTGAGAGCG CAAAGCAAGTGTTTGGCTTTGAGGAGTACAACTTCTCCCAGTGCACCTTAGAGCAG gtcTTCATGGAATTTGCAAAAGAGCAGGAgaacgaggaggaggaagtgggCTCCCTGAGCACCACCTTCCAGTGGCacagactgcagcaggagggctCGGTGCCAGTCAACTCCGGAGGCGACAGCGTTGTGCACCAGCTGTGA